GCCGCCCGAATCCGCCACGGTTTCCACCTGGCGGAGATAATTGGGATTATGAATTCTGTGGAGAATGTCAGAGATTTCAACTTCCTCCGGCTTAAGAATTTTCAATTTTGCCTTCAAATCCGATGCCAAGAGGAAATCCAGTGGTATCTTCATTCGGGCCGAATTCTCCGGATGCCCGTACTCCGGTTCGTGAAGTTCATCCTGAATTAATGGTATCAGCCCTATCAACATATACATCTATTTAAGTTCAGGTTCTGGCAAAGTCAAGACTTAATCACCCTCAGATACGTTTCTTCTTCCAATTTCCCTTGCGGAACCAGAAGAACAGTATGACCGCCTTGAAAAAGGATGTTATGGTGAGGGTCCACCAGACGCCGTTGATACCGATATTGAAAGTAAAACAAAGCAGGTATGCCAGCGGCAACCGGGCAATTGACCAGGGGATTGAAACTGACATGGGCGGTATCGTATTGCCGGCGCCGGAAAAAGCGCCCTCCAGAACAATCTCAATTCCCATGAAAACCTGCGACAGTCCCAAAATGAAGAGATAATCGGAAGCTATCGCCTGCACTGCCGGGTCAGAGGTAAAAAGCCCGGCGATTTTTCCCGGAATGCTGATGAAGAATACCGAGACAACAAATGTCTCTAGCACAATCAGTCGCACCGACCCCCAGGCGCATTTCTCCGCCCTTTCGGGCCGCCCCGCCCCAAGATTCTGCCCGACCATAGTTGAGGTTGCCACCGAAAATCCAAATGCAATCAGGTATGAAAGCGCCTCCAGGCGGTTACCGATTCCCATCGCAGCCCCGGCAGCATCGCCGAATTTGTGAACTATCTGAATTATAAACCAGTAGACAAAGACAAAGGTGATATTTTGAAGCGATATCGGAATGCCAATCTTGAATATGCGGAACATCGTGCCGATATCAGGCCGCTGACGATACCATTCGGTCAGTGAAAGACCCAGCCTGCCTTTCCAGATAAGCCATAGAAAAATCAGAAATCCTGTAACCACCGATATGACCGTTGCCGCCGCCGCTCCGGCTACACCCATCCTGGGAAAGGGCCCAATCCCGAAAATCAGAAACGGGTCAAGAACCAGATTCAGGAACGTGGCGGATACAAATGCGACCATGGGGGATTTGGTGTCTCCGGTCGCCCGGAAAATCGCTCCCAGGGCGTCATTAATATAAAAAAGACCAATCCCCAGAAAATATACCCGCAAATAGGTGCTCCCCAGTTCCGCCACCTCTTTTCCAGCCTTCATGAATGTCATGATAGAGGGCGCCAGCCACA
This region of Candidatus Zixiibacteriota bacterium genomic DNA includes:
- a CDS encoding MATE family efflux transporter encodes the protein MTRVEHITEGPIYSTIARLAWPILASMFLEFAMSIINYFWVGFLGTPEQDAVTTSMIVTWTVFATISIIVIGITAMVSRYMGAGDRAQASFVARQGILMAIGAGVIFTTAGLWLAPSIMTFMKAGKEVAELGSTYLRVYFLGIGLFYINDALGAIFRATGDTKSPMVAFVSATFLNLVLDPFLIFGIGPFPRMGVAGAAAATVISVVTGFLIFLWLIWKGRLGLSLTEWYRQRPDIGTMFRIFKIGIPISLQNITFVFVYWFIIQIVHKFGDAAGAAMGIGNRLEALSYLIAFGFSVATSTMVGQNLGAGRPERAEKCAWGSVRLIVLETFVVSVFFISIPGKIAGLFTSDPAVQAIASDYLFILGLSQVFMGIEIVLEGAFSGAGNTIPPMSVSIPWSIARLPLAYLLCFTFNIGINGVWWTLTITSFFKAVILFFWFRKGNWKKKRI